Within the candidate division KSB1 bacterium genome, the region ATGAATGGAAATCGCCGGCTGCTCATTCGTTGGGAAAAGAAGACGGCCAATGATGAAGCCTTTCTCCATCTGGCGTGTGCGATCATTGCCGTTCGCCGTACCCTCGCGGTTTTCGGATAGGCTCTGAGCATCTATCCCGGTACTCAGGAAAATTCCTCCGGAATGACAGTTTTGGGTTGCGGAGAGGATTTTAGAACTTAACGTTGTAGTACTAATCAGATATGCCTGCGGTTCTAACGCAGTCTCAACCGGACAGCACTGATTCGCGATGCTAGTTTACGCCGGTGAGTTGGCCGAAAACGGCTTTGACTTCAACGCATGTGAGCACGACCGGAAGGGCGCCCCGGTTTCTTTGCGCGAATGATCCCGCCCAATTGCCCGAGCGGCAGGTTGAGCACCTGGTTGTATTGAAACAAGAGGGCTTGCATGGCCTGATTCTGCGCAGAAGCAGGGACTTTTTCCCGGGTGGCGAGGCGGGAGAAAAAGTGATTAACCCCCGGCGTGCGCATTTCGTACGGATGGCGGAGAATATTAAATCGAACGAAGCGCTTGATCCAGCCGACACGGGCCTCTGCAGTGCGAGGACGAAAGTGCCTGGCACGGATCATGGCTCGTACTTGCTCGAGAAGCTTGGGCAGGGATGAAAATGAAGGTGGTTGCTCCTCGCGAGGGGAAAGAAGGCCGGTCAAACGTGCACTGCGGCTATGGTTCTCCGAAGGGGGAGAGGCAACTTTTGCCGAGGGCAACGACGGAGCTTGCAGGGGGATTCCTCGTTATTGCCGGCGTCCCGCGTGGTTGCGTGGAGCAGCCGCCCCAATTGATTGGCGCACGTATGCAAATCGGGCAATACATTTTCAAGGGGAATTTTTGGGGAAATCGGGGTATGATGTTGCTTCCGTTGCCCGGGTTTCTTGCGAGATGGCCTTTCTTGCCATCTTGTGATGCAGACCCTGTGCGCCGCTCATGCCGGGGTTGCGCCTGCCCGTCAGTTGTCCGAATCCATAATGACTTTGCCCAGCCCCGCTTCCAGCCGGCGCTGATCACGCAAGTGCACGACTTCAGCGAGTTCGCGCGCCACACGCGGGAAGGCATAGAGCATTTCACCCTCCGGGGAGACCAGTGTCTCACCCGGGAAGTCGAGCACGATTTCATGCAGGCCCCTTTCAACCGTGGTTGGTGACAGCTTTTCCTCCCGGGCGTTGTCGTTCACGGCCTGGTGGATCGCCCTGGCGGTCTGCGGTTTGCCCTGCTGTTGAAAGATGGCTTTGAACAGACGCTTGCGGATGTTGTTGTGATGCCGCCGGCGCCTGGCTGACTGCAGTTTGAACCAGCGTGCCAGTGGAATGATAAAAAACAGCAGGGAAAAAATCAGCGGCAGCCAGCCCAGCAGCAGATAGGCGGAGGTGGCGTGTGTGGCGATCCAACTGCCCAATCCCGGCAGAATCTCTTCCGGCAGCCGGCTTTGCAGCAGGCGGGGCAGGAGATGGTTGAGCAGGTAGAATGAAAAGGCGAGGTTGAATCCGTTCATGAGCACGATGGCAAGATTGCGGCCGGGGGTGTTGCCGGCCAGCTGGTATTCCGGTTCGTACTCATCCCAATAGTAGATGATCTGCGCTTCCTGCGTGCCGCCCACGCCGCGCAGGAGGTCGTTGAATTCGCCGTACAGCACGCCGTTTTCACTCACTTTCACCTCGCCTTGAAAACGCACCAGGCAGTCGGTGAGAAAGGTCTCGGCTTGTGCGAAATTCCAGCCGGCGAGCGCACACAGTTCGGTGGCCACCACGATGCCTTTTTGCCGGCGCAAATAGGCGGCGACTTCCTTGTGATTCTGCAGGGGATCGATGGTCACGCGCGCCGGGCCGAAAACGAAATCATACACCGAGGCAATGAAACTTTTCTTGTTTTGATTGATCGGCGAGGGCGTGGGCGCATAGTGCCGGTAGCGATAGCCGCGGCGGTCGGTGCGGTACAACACCGTGTCGGTATGCGTGCGCCAGCGGAAAATGGAGGTGAACAGGTCGCCGAGGAAATCCAGCGAGGGGCCGCGGTCCTTGCCGTTTTTGCGGCTGCTCATGGCAAGCACCAGCGCCACCAGGATGAGCAGGAAGAGCACGAAGTAAACCACCAGGGTGACGGCAATCCAGGCTTTGTAGATGACGGTGAAAACCCGCCACAAGGCGGCGGCGATTTCTGCGCGGCGTTCCGCCCAGGTTTTCTCCCCCCGGCGCTGCAGAGTTTTGCCGAAGTCATAGATCAAATCGCCATTTTCG harbors:
- a CDS encoding phage integrase N-terminal SAM-like domain-containing protein, with amino-acid sequence MTGLLSPREEQPPSFSSLPKLLEQVRAMIRARHFRPRTAEARVGWIKRFVRFNILRHPYEMRTPGVNHFFSRLATREKVPASAQNQAMQALLFQYNQVLNLPLGQLGGIIRAKKPGRPSGRAHMR